One region of Bombus vancouverensis nearcticus unplaced genomic scaffold, iyBomVanc1_principal scaffold0038, whole genome shotgun sequence genomic DNA includes:
- the LOC143304506 gene encoding uncharacterized protein LOC143304506 has protein sequence MRNILDGDTNKENQIETKELEAVSKSTAENDTKSIDNVEQNISLESIQKATDNAYNNEHLLIEEDQMMTAKNACDTTESKTSVDLMSRNLDANTQEKSLENKDDKNPSPSMLDSSKRSSRYNVAAKPATSPKFEEIVYNQTRQSNTNKILRSALKTKLIEDKSEIINKHVEVIRCVNRENTWINCKVENIFK, from the coding sequence atgagaaatattttggacggcgatacaaataaagaaaaccaaattgaaacgaaggaattagaagcagttagtaaatcaactgctgaaaatgatacaaaatcaatagacaacgttgaacaaaatatatcgttagaatccatacaaaaagcaacagataatgcttacaataatgaacatttgcttatagaagaagaccaaatgatgacagcgaaaaatgcgtgtgacactacagaatcaaaaacttcagtagatcttatgtcgagaaatttagatgctaatacacaagagaagtctttagagaataaagatgacaagaatccatctccatctatgttagatagtagtaaacggagcagtcgttataatgttgctgcaaagcctgctacttcgccaaaatttgaagaaattgtttataatcaaaccagacaatcaaacacaaataaaattttgcgaagcgctttaaagacgaaattaatcgaagacaagtctgaaataattaataaacatgttgaggttattcggtgtgtaaacagagaaaacacgtggataaattgtaaggtagaaaatatatttaaatag